From Candidatus Binatia bacterium, one genomic window encodes:
- a CDS encoding cytochrome c3 family protein, protein MKKTFLIAVLAAAAFVAMPLPGAVAAEAPDAKTAAAHPASSDETKAGGCVTSKCHVDILSKKNVHDPAEGCTDCHESVSTPHPAKGKKTFKLLNDVPDLCYTCHDTFGKKKTVHSPVQDGSCTDCHNPHSTAEEKLLIKPVGKLCKDCHDAPYEGPKLHGPVEDGDCTECHNPHETDTKSLLVKEGNALCFDCHTEKADEIKKKDVHAPVEDGCITCHDPHGSKFPAMLSEKVPKVCYSCHDTKEQEIKDAKVSHGALDDDKSCLLCHSPHASDNDALLEKPMRATCLECHDGDMPANAKFLHGKNHDGKCTDCHAPHGGDLDNLLVKEFPDGNYHPWNDKAYPLCFSCHERTMVTDRETTTATGFRDGKKNLHAVHVGDDAKGRGCLMCHSVHGSDHPKLIQDAIPFGKWTMKLNFNKTDTGGSCAPGCHRQKFYDRDKPGKKTAVARADEQAP, encoded by the coding sequence GTGAAGAAGACGTTCCTCATCGCGGTGCTGGCGGCCGCTGCGTTCGTTGCGATGCCGCTGCCCGGCGCCGTCGCGGCCGAAGCGCCGGATGCGAAGACTGCCGCTGCTCATCCGGCGTCCTCCGACGAGACGAAAGCCGGCGGCTGCGTCACGTCGAAGTGCCACGTCGACATCCTTTCGAAGAAGAACGTCCATGACCCGGCCGAAGGCTGCACCGACTGCCACGAGTCGGTATCGACGCCGCATCCGGCCAAGGGAAAGAAGACGTTCAAGCTGCTGAACGACGTGCCGGACCTCTGCTACACGTGCCACGACACGTTCGGCAAGAAGAAGACCGTGCACTCCCCGGTGCAGGACGGAAGCTGCACGGACTGCCACAACCCGCACTCGACCGCGGAGGAAAAGCTGCTGATCAAGCCCGTCGGCAAGCTCTGCAAGGACTGTCACGACGCGCCGTACGAAGGTCCGAAGCTGCACGGGCCAGTCGAAGACGGCGACTGCACCGAGTGCCACAACCCCCACGAGACCGACACCAAGTCGCTGCTGGTCAAGGAAGGCAACGCGCTCTGCTTCGACTGCCACACCGAGAAGGCCGACGAGATCAAGAAGAAGGACGTACACGCGCCCGTCGAGGACGGCTGCATCACCTGCCACGACCCGCACGGGTCGAAGTTTCCGGCGATGCTCAGCGAAAAGGTCCCGAAGGTCTGCTACTCGTGCCACGACACCAAGGAACAGGAGATCAAGGACGCGAAAGTCTCCCACGGCGCGCTCGACGACGACAAAAGCTGCCTGCTGTGCCACTCGCCGCATGCGAGCGACAACGATGCGCTGCTGGAAAAGCCGATGCGGGCGACCTGCCTCGAATGCCACGACGGCGACATGCCTGCCAACGCGAAATTCCTCCACGGCAAGAACCACGACGGCAAGTGCACCGACTGCCACGCGCCGCACGGAGGCGACCTCGACAACCTGCTCGTCAAGGAATTTCCCGACGGCAACTATCACCCGTGGAACGACAAGGCCTACCCGCTCTGCTTCTCGTGCCACGAGCGCACGATGGTGACCGACCGCGAGACGACCACCGCAACGGGGTTCCGCGACGGGAAGAAAAACCTCCATGCCGTGCACGTCGGTGACGACGCCAAGGGCCGCGGCTGCCTGATGTGCCACTCCGTGCACGGCAGCGACCATCCGAAGCTGATCCAGGACGCGATCCCTTTCGGCAAGTGGACGATGAAGCTGAATTTCAACAAGACCGACACCGGCGGAAGCTGCGCGCCGGGATGCCATCGGCAGAAGTTCTACGATCGCGACAAGCCGGGAAAGAAGACGGCCGTGGCCAGGGCGGACGAACAGGCGCCTTAG
- a CDS encoding cytochrome c3 family protein gives MRAATVAALVALCGPALAQTTEDIRNTPHNLSVSGTGQIRAASESRICIFCHTPHNSTPLTPLWNKELPGQVYTVYTSPTLHAAPLPQPFGPTKLCLSCHDGTIAMGSVVNPSTGITMAGADIFAPDSLSNFGLDLSAHHPVSFSYQAALPNPELVEQPPPGLVFGGSDEVHCTTCHDPHNNQFGDFLLKDNRYSALCTTCHQIQGWPGSAHATSPASVVGILPRPPKTWPNYPTLAEWGCETCHTPHFAPTPAGLLNFTDLPPAPFSCTTSGCHSTDPSGPAHLVARTAAGARGVSARASVSGGIDIAAAIGKPSAHHEVPGELERRAATRSGRGGDPGSVTCTDCHNPHLVAGQGAVSAGDDPTVAGGALRGVSGVDRNGITVSSVRYSYEVCLKCHGDNSPALLRTPRVVPGINLRRVFDPSNASFHPVFALGRDPDVPSIPSSFEPSMTATSMITCTSCHADDDGATRGPHGSMWKPILRERYETADMTVESSENYALCYRCHDRQSILSDRSFRPGAARNGHARGAGHRGHLEAGAPCSACHDAHGIESTGSPLAGATGSHTHLINFDTSIVAPKPGAAAPVFTDKGTFAGSCDLVCHGVVHDGAAYP, from the coding sequence GTGCGTGCTGCGACGGTCGCGGCTCTCGTCGCCTTGTGCGGCCCGGCGCTCGCGCAGACAACCGAGGACATCCGCAACACCCCGCACAACCTGTCGGTGTCCGGCACCGGCCAGATCCGCGCGGCCAGCGAGTCGCGCATCTGCATCTTCTGCCACACGCCGCACAACTCGACGCCGCTGACGCCGCTGTGGAACAAGGAGCTGCCGGGGCAGGTCTACACCGTCTATACGAGCCCGACGCTGCACGCGGCTCCGCTGCCGCAGCCGTTCGGTCCCACCAAGCTGTGCCTGAGCTGCCACGACGGCACGATCGCGATGGGTTCCGTCGTCAATCCGTCGACCGGAATCACGATGGCAGGCGCCGACATTTTTGCTCCCGACAGCCTTTCCAACTTCGGGCTGGATCTTTCCGCCCACCACCCTGTTTCGTTCTCGTACCAGGCCGCATTGCCGAACCCCGAGCTGGTCGAGCAGCCGCCGCCGGGCCTCGTGTTCGGCGGCAGCGACGAAGTGCACTGCACGACGTGCCACGATCCGCACAACAACCAGTTCGGAGATTTCCTGCTGAAGGACAACCGCTACTCGGCGCTGTGCACCACGTGTCACCAGATCCAGGGATGGCCCGGCTCGGCGCACGCGACGTCGCCCGCGTCCGTCGTCGGCATCCTTCCGCGGCCGCCAAAGACGTGGCCGAACTATCCGACGCTGGCCGAATGGGGATGCGAGACCTGCCACACTCCGCATTTTGCGCCGACGCCCGCCGGACTGCTGAACTTCACCGACCTGCCGCCCGCTCCGTTTTCGTGCACGACGAGCGGCTGCCACAGCACCGATCCGAGCGGGCCTGCCCATCTCGTCGCGCGCACCGCCGCGGGTGCGCGCGGCGTGTCGGCGAGAGCCTCCGTTTCGGGCGGTATCGACATCGCTGCGGCGATCGGCAAGCCGTCGGCGCATCATGAGGTTCCCGGCGAGCTGGAACGTCGCGCCGCAACCCGCAGCGGACGCGGCGGCGATCCCGGATCCGTGACCTGCACGGACTGTCACAACCCTCACCTCGTTGCCGGGCAGGGAGCAGTTTCTGCCGGCGACGACCCGACTGTTGCCGGCGGGGCACTGCGTGGCGTTTCCGGGGTGGACCGCAACGGCATTACCGTCTCCAGCGTCCGCTACTCGTACGAAGTGTGCCTCAAGTGCCACGGCGACAATTCGCCTGCGCTGCTGCGCACGCCGCGCGTCGTTCCCGGAATCAACCTGCGTCGCGTGTTCGATCCGTCCAATGCTTCGTTTCACCCGGTATTCGCGCTCGGCAGGGATCCCGACGTACCGAGCATTCCCTCGTCGTTCGAGCCGTCGATGACGGCAACGTCGATGATCACGTGTACGAGCTGCCACGCCGACGACGACGGTGCGACGCGGGGTCCGCACGGGTCCATGTGGAAGCCGATCCTGCGCGAGCGCTACGAGACCGCCGACATGACCGTCGAGAGCTCCGAGAACTACGCGCTCTGTTACCGCTGCCACGATCGCCAGAGCATCCTTTCCGACCGCAGCTTCCGACCCGGAGCGGCACGAAACGGCCATGCTCGAGGCGCCGGACACCGCGGCCACCTGGAAGCCGGCGCACCCTGTTCGGCCTGCCACGATGCACACGGCATCGAAAGCACCGGCTCGCCGCTGGCTGGTGCGACCGGATCGCACACGCACCTGATCAATTTCGACACCAGCATCGTCGCACCGAAGCCGGGCGCGGCAGCGCCGGTATTCACCGACAAGGGAACGTTCGCCGGAAGCTGCGACCTCGTCTGCCACGGCGTCGTCCACGATGGAGCGGCCTACCCGTGA
- a CDS encoding cytochrome c3 family protein — protein sequence MASFRFAGIAVLALLLACTACDPATRYRTLSTFFDGVPPPAAPAPAGAAKNASAPVPMRASYREHGPYAARLCSACHQSVASNTLVLPKDKLCRNCHTFGPDKKVLHDPFESGECLDCHDPHSGPYPGILAGKLNDICHGCHEAETLADEPAHADADKRCTDCHDPHQSDKENLLR from the coding sequence GTGGCATCGTTTCGCTTCGCGGGTATCGCAGTGCTGGCACTGCTGCTCGCCTGCACGGCGTGCGATCCCGCGACGCGTTACCGGACCCTCAGCACGTTCTTCGACGGCGTGCCGCCGCCGGCAGCGCCGGCGCCGGCCGGTGCCGCAAAGAACGCTTCGGCGCCGGTTCCGATGCGCGCTTCGTACCGCGAGCACGGACCCTACGCGGCCAGGCTCTGCAGCGCGTGCCACCAGTCGGTCGCGTCCAACACGCTGGTGCTTCCGAAGGACAAGCTGTGCCGCAACTGCCACACGTTCGGGCCCGACAAGAAGGTCCTTCACGACCCGTTCGAATCCGGCGAGTGCCTCGACTGCCATGATCCCCACAGCGGTCCCTATCCCGGGATCCTTGCCGGCAAGCTGAACGACATCTGCCACGGCTGTCACGAAGCCGAAACTCTTGCCGACGAGCCTGCCCACGCCGACGCCGACAAGCGCTGCACCGATTGCCATGACCCGCACCAGAGCGACAAGGAGAACCTGCTGCGATGA
- a CDS encoding radical SAM protein, whose protein sequence is MTAVTTDISARPLRPAAPATGHSRPAAAATGHPGSHPEDGRIRRYDDAPRRVYWELTRACALACKHCRAEALHQRLPGELSTEEAFDVLRSLATARPTPAVVLTGGDPLERPDFWEILDFAKSLGLHVDVAPSATPKLTREVILELARRGVGAMSLSLDGSDPPRHDALRGIPGCFELTMKAAAHIAEAGIALQVNTLVTADTLADMPAIAERVRDMKAKRWSLFFLVTTGRGSSLPQIEPAQAEELLHWVAAQRHDLGLVTSATEAPMVRRVMLEMRGQGPDAAVAGAGMRDGNGILFVSWKGEVMPSGFLPVVAGSVRERDILDIYRNAPLLRDLRRPELFGGRCGVCCWNEVCGGSRGRAYAATGDALAEDPLCVYQPPPRPQAGDGCGCASWDTIAGL, encoded by the coding sequence ATGACTGCTGTCACCACGGACATTTCCGCTCGACCTTTGCGACCGGCTGCCCCTGCGACCGGTCATTCGCGACCGGCCGCCGCGGCGACCGGTCATCCCGGCTCTCATCCCGAGGACGGCAGGATCCGCCGCTATGATGACGCGCCGAGGCGAGTCTACTGGGAGCTGACCAGGGCCTGCGCGCTTGCCTGCAAGCATTGCCGGGCAGAAGCCCTGCACCAGCGCCTGCCCGGCGAGCTGTCGACCGAGGAAGCGTTCGACGTGCTGCGGTCGCTTGCGACCGCGCGTCCCACTCCTGCCGTGGTGCTCACCGGTGGTGATCCGCTCGAACGGCCCGACTTCTGGGAGATTCTCGATTTTGCGAAAAGCCTCGGCCTCCACGTCGACGTGGCGCCGAGCGCCACGCCGAAGCTGACGCGGGAAGTCATCCTCGAGCTTGCCCGCCGCGGGGTCGGTGCGATGTCGCTCAGCCTCGACGGCTCGGACCCGCCGCGCCACGACGCGCTTCGCGGCATTCCGGGCTGCTTCGAGCTGACGATGAAAGCCGCCGCTCACATCGCCGAGGCCGGCATTGCGCTGCAGGTCAATACGCTGGTCACGGCCGACACGCTCGCCGACATGCCGGCGATTGCCGAGCGCGTGCGCGACATGAAGGCAAAGCGCTGGAGCCTGTTCTTCCTCGTGACCACGGGGCGCGGCTCTTCGCTGCCGCAGATCGAACCAGCGCAGGCCGAAGAGTTGCTGCACTGGGTTGCCGCACAGCGCCACGATCTGGGCCTGGTGACGTCGGCAACCGAGGCTCCGATGGTCCGTCGCGTGATGCTCGAAATGCGGGGCCAGGGGCCCGATGCGGCCGTGGCCGGAGCCGGCATGCGCGACGGCAACGGCATCCTGTTCGTGTCGTGGAAGGGCGAGGTGATGCCGTCGGGCTTCCTGCCGGTCGTCGCGGGAAGCGTGCGTGAACGCGACATCCTCGACATTTATCGCAACGCGCCATTGCTTCGCGATCTTCGCCGTCCCGAGTTGTTCGGCGGCCGCTGCGGCGTCTGTTGCTGGAACGAAGTCTGCGGCGGCTCGCGCGGACGTGCCTATGCCGCCACCGGCGATGCGCTGGCCGAAGACCCGCTTTGCGTCTACCAGCCGCCGCCGCGCCCACAGGCCGGCGATGGTTGCGGCTGCGCTTCCTGGGATACGATAGCCGGTCTGTAG
- a CDS encoding PKD domain-containing protein — protein sequence MTPRRRFLLSRRTVLSLVAGIAIPMLATGPAAAFYPPDGAKPDGSGGYMIPADGMCVIGINGDGTATGGTMQVDWSITNARDCAAYTKSADSSVDLKSMTTQAACTNAGSAGNDGYKHVWSTSICYDTVNSRGISRVDLDNTAGMCTSLGGTIVTTGKCVAYGWIYRNRKADGTLPVSGSGISTTSGVQFSDGLGFCATTMRMTSASYSSTATCPSFHNSATTSPGEWPACASVAAPGGCQTQTAYDLGLGWTFTSPNCLFTYGVKGAINATATNADGSTLSAGTVVDLTAYTSQAGCLVHGFVWDNWLPNATTTLEDNSGNFTGIPVGSKIRRLDAHTTIANGGGNYYSGTGAICTKCHTDQSRSYAERNKPGYVKTGHRMAGDATGEPFQPFFTASNSDWGLQGVECAMCHSTAKPARDDLIQVVTAGIVGPPPAGAPKSASGHNQTEEGSHVMDVCYTCHGQAASPSSVNPATVIPVSHGEFKLTGKGLKPIVNMFLNSPHAQYSGNSDKVDIGNKTKYHSFFVGYVCRDANSIGGGNELGTIVRNGVKQSIPLVDTATNPACTNPADGGATSGAGGFWVPEGETVVAGGSPPDTAQGNCSTCHDVHWSLNDTSAKAEPLRRECDTCHEKNLAIIKHPAGTGTPLQDVATDPAEACVSCHMPNREHLFRINVNAAYSAFPDASLADTTLNTSPDGTYTNAAWVDLDQACGQCHGGGTSQASTTGSSTAGSPVVTVASISGFTAGQRVAVGGTFESHILSIGAGSLTLATSATDTLAAATVVQNPTKGGGYMTKTTLATKAAGMHNDAPTVYFGYTYGSSSMILKVNATQTICLNTCDVYDWDWGDGTAHGSGVTSTHTYAAGGTFAVTLTVTDFGAGPGSKTKNIKITQVDNPPTVAGVCAFNANTWTEMVSDLSSDDIGLAKVTVNWGDGSTVASDTTSPYGPFTHVYLVPGTFTVSHTAYDTIGQQKTQAAASCPAATPSPFKISGTVFAPNGTTPLASAVVQAIRMGVVVKGVYTDATGAYSMTGLTPGAYSLKVSKSLYTFAFPAASKTVGPDQPGTNITAVTGP from the coding sequence ATGACTCCACGACGCCGGTTCCTGCTGTCCCGCCGCACAGTCCTGTCGCTCGTCGCCGGTATCGCGATCCCGATGCTCGCCACCGGCCCGGCCGCTGCATTCTACCCGCCGGACGGGGCGAAGCCCGACGGCTCGGGCGGCTACATGATCCCCGCAGACGGGATGTGTGTGATCGGCATCAACGGCGACGGCACTGCCACCGGCGGCACGATGCAGGTCGACTGGTCGATCACCAATGCGCGCGACTGCGCGGCGTATACGAAGTCCGCCGACAGCTCGGTCGACCTCAAGTCGATGACGACGCAGGCCGCTTGCACGAACGCGGGCAGCGCGGGCAACGACGGCTACAAGCACGTATGGTCGACCAGCATCTGCTACGACACCGTCAACAGCCGCGGAATCTCCCGCGTCGACCTCGATAATACCGCCGGCATGTGCACGTCGCTCGGCGGCACCATCGTGACGACGGGCAAGTGCGTCGCCTACGGATGGATCTACCGTAATCGCAAGGCCGACGGCACGTTGCCGGTTTCCGGCAGCGGCATCAGCACCACCAGCGGCGTACAGTTCAGCGACGGCCTCGGCTTCTGCGCGACGACGATGCGCATGACGAGCGCGTCCTACAGTTCCACCGCCACCTGTCCGTCCTTCCACAACAGTGCGACGACGTCTCCGGGCGAGTGGCCGGCCTGCGCGAGCGTTGCCGCTCCTGGCGGCTGCCAGACGCAGACGGCGTACGACCTCGGCCTCGGCTGGACGTTCACTTCACCGAACTGCCTGTTCACGTACGGCGTCAAGGGTGCCATCAATGCGACGGCGACCAATGCCGATGGCTCGACACTGTCGGCCGGCACGGTCGTCGACCTCACGGCGTACACGAGCCAGGCCGGCTGTCTCGTGCACGGCTTCGTATGGGACAACTGGCTGCCGAACGCGACGACGACGCTCGAAGACAACTCGGGCAATTTCACCGGCATTCCGGTCGGCTCCAAGATCCGCCGCCTCGACGCCCACACGACGATCGCCAACGGCGGCGGCAACTACTACAGCGGCACCGGTGCGATCTGCACGAAGTGCCACACCGACCAGTCGCGCTCCTACGCCGAGCGCAACAAGCCCGGATACGTGAAGACCGGGCACCGCATGGCCGGTGACGCGACCGGCGAGCCGTTCCAGCCCTTCTTCACAGCGTCCAACTCGGATTGGGGACTTCAGGGTGTCGAGTGTGCGATGTGCCACAGCACCGCCAAGCCCGCCCGCGACGACCTGATCCAGGTCGTCACTGCCGGAATCGTCGGACCGCCGCCGGCAGGTGCGCCGAAGAGCGCCAGCGGTCACAACCAGACCGAAGAAGGCTCGCACGTGATGGACGTCTGCTACACGTGCCACGGGCAGGCCGCCTCGCCGAGCTCGGTCAATCCCGCGACCGTGATCCCTGTCTCGCACGGTGAGTTCAAGCTGACGGGCAAGGGTCTGAAACCCATCGTCAACATGTTCCTCAACAGCCCGCATGCGCAGTACTCGGGAAACAGCGACAAGGTCGATATCGGCAACAAGACCAAGTACCACAGCTTCTTCGTCGGTTACGTCTGCCGCGACGCGAACAGCATCGGCGGCGGCAACGAGCTGGGCACGATCGTCCGCAACGGCGTCAAGCAGTCGATTCCGCTCGTCGACACCGCCACCAACCCGGCTTGCACGAATCCCGCCGACGGCGGCGCGACCAGCGGCGCCGGAGGCTTCTGGGTTCCGGAAGGCGAAACCGTCGTTGCCGGCGGCTCTCCACCGGACACCGCGCAGGGCAACTGCTCCACCTGCCACGATGTGCACTGGAGCCTCAACGACACGAGCGCGAAGGCCGAGCCTCTGCGCCGCGAGTGCGACACCTGCCACGAGAAGAACCTCGCGATCATCAAGCACCCCGCGGGCACCGGAACTCCGCTCCAGGACGTGGCGACCGATCCGGCCGAGGCGTGCGTGTCGTGCCACATGCCGAACCGCGAGCACCTGTTCCGCATCAACGTGAATGCCGCCTACTCGGCGTTCCCGGACGCCTCGCTCGCCGACACGACGCTCAACACGTCGCCCGACGGCACCTACACCAACGCAGCGTGGGTCGACCTCGACCAGGCTTGCGGACAGTGCCACGGCGGCGGAACCAGCCAGGCTTCGACCACAGGCAGCAGCACGGCCGGCTCGCCGGTCGTCACGGTGGCCTCGATTTCCGGCTTCACGGCCGGCCAGAGAGTCGCCGTCGGCGGCACCTTCGAAAGCCACATCCTGTCGATCGGCGCGGGCAGCCTCACGCTTGCGACCAGTGCGACCGATACGCTCGCCGCCGCCACCGTCGTCCAGAACCCGACCAAGGGCGGCGGCTACATGACCAAGACGACGCTGGCGACCAAGGCTGCCGGCATGCACAACGACGCGCCGACGGTGTACTTCGGCTACACGTACGGGTCGTCGTCCATGATTCTCAAGGTCAACGCGACGCAGACGATCTGCCTCAACACCTGCGACGTCTACGATTGGGACTGGGGCGACGGCACCGCGCACGGCTCGGGCGTGACGTCCACCCATACGTACGCGGCCGGCGGAACCTTCGCGGTCACGCTGACAGTGACGGACTTCGGTGCCGGTCCGGGCTCGAAGACCAAGAACATCAAGATCACGCAGGTCGACAATCCGCCGACGGTGGCCGGAGTGTGCGCGTTCAACGCGAACACCTGGACCGAGATGGTGAGCGACCTGTCCAGCGACGACATCGGCCTTGCCAAGGTGACGGTGAACTGGGGCGACGGCAGCACGGTCGCATCCGATACGACTTCGCCGTACGGGCCTTTCACCCACGTCTACCTGGTTCCCGGAACGTTCACGGTGTCGCACACGGCGTACGACACGATCGGGCAGCAGAAGACGCAGGCGGCGGCATCCTGCCCGGCAGCGACGCCGTCACCGTTCAAGATCAGCGGCACGGTGTTCGCACCGAACGGCACCACTCCTCTGGCGTCCGCCGTGGTCCAGGCGATCCGCATGGGAGTCGTCGTCAAGGGTGTCTACACCGATGCGACCGGGGCGTACTCGATGACGGGTCTTACTCCCGGTGCCTACTCGCTGAAGGTGTCCAAGTCGCTTTACACCTTCGCGTTCCCGGCGGCTTCGAAGACCGTCGGACCCGACCAGCCCGGCACGAACATCACTGCGGTGACCGGCCCGTGA
- a CDS encoding cytochrome c3 family protein: MTKVTKGMLIAALGLGLGSGASTAMAFDGSYTPGAGILNTVHDLGHAHDGMNYTAMPADSLNRVCIFCHAPHNTYRLSPANGGPGVGGGPQAPDAFDYLPLWNHEPTGNAGSYTMYQNGPGAPTVGAKASQAIQEGTMNPGGASLLCLSCHDGSVAVNSYGNTSQLTRSQSSGGATIGVQYVIGQDNYLGNHHPIGFNYDDVQAADIGIRQADTATLGSAGTVRDHLLGTGNTQMECATCHSVHNKGNTGETLLWRSDTESRLCLTCHDKGSDPGAVTP, from the coding sequence ATGACTAAAGTCACGAAAGGAATGCTGATCGCCGCCTTGGGGCTCGGCCTCGGATCGGGTGCTTCCACCGCGATGGCGTTCGACGGGTCCTACACTCCCGGAGCGGGCATCCTCAACACGGTGCACGACCTCGGACACGCGCACGACGGCATGAACTACACCGCGATGCCGGCCGACAGCCTCAATCGCGTGTGCATCTTCTGCCACGCGCCGCACAACACCTACCGCCTGAGCCCCGCCAACGGCGGCCCGGGCGTGGGCGGCGGACCGCAGGCTCCGGACGCGTTCGACTACCTGCCGCTGTGGAACCACGAGCCCACAGGGAATGCTGGATCGTACACGATGTACCAGAACGGTCCCGGAGCTCCGACCGTCGGAGCGAAGGCATCGCAGGCGATCCAGGAGGGAACGATGAATCCCGGCGGAGCCTCGCTGCTGTGCCTGAGCTGCCATGACGGCAGCGTGGCGGTGAACTCCTACGGCAACACCAGCCAGCTGACCAGGTCGCAGAGCAGCGGCGGCGCGACCATCGGTGTCCAGTACGTCATCGGCCAGGACAACTACCTCGGAAACCACCATCCGATCGGGTTCAACTACGACGACGTGCAGGCGGCCGACATCGGCATCCGCCAGGCCGACACGGCAACGCTCGGAAGTGCCGGCACGGTGCGCGACCACCTGCTCGGAACGGGCAACACGCAGATGGAATGCGCGACCTGCCATTCCGTGCACAACAAGGGCAACACCGGCGAGACGCTGCTGTGGAGAAGTGATACCGAGAGCCGCCTGTGCCTGACCTGCCACGACAAGGGCTCCGATCCGGGCGCGGTCACTCCGTAA
- a CDS encoding isocitrate/isopropylmalate dehydrogenase family protein yields the protein MMHKVVLIAGDGIGPEVSEAVARILAAASAPVEFLPHLAGSAALDAGSEDVLPASTVAAVREHGVALKGPCTTPIGSGFSSVNVALRKTLNTYAAVRPVRNMPGVRTRFDGVDIVIVRENTEGLYSGLENTISEGVVVSLKVATHAACSRIARWAFEYAVARGRRKVTLLHKANIMKLTDGLFLRETRAVREDFPQVGYEELIIDAALMKLVSNPERFDVILCENLYGDLVSDLCAGLVGGLGVAPGANIGDDCAVFESVHGSAPDIAGKNLANPLALLMSAVMMLNHLATSRHDDACSAAASRIKAAYDRALGDGQTTGDLGGKLGTREFAAAVIERL from the coding sequence ATGATGCACAAGGTCGTACTGATCGCCGGCGACGGAATCGGACCGGAAGTCAGCGAAGCGGTCGCGAGAATCCTCGCGGCCGCTTCTGCTCCTGTCGAATTCCTTCCCCATCTTGCGGGTTCCGCGGCTCTGGACGCCGGAAGCGAGGACGTCCTGCCGGCATCCACCGTCGCCGCGGTCCGCGAGCACGGAGTCGCGCTGAAGGGGCCCTGCACGACGCCGATCGGCAGCGGCTTCTCGTCCGTCAACGTCGCCCTGCGAAAGACGCTGAACACGTACGCGGCCGTGCGGCCGGTGCGCAACATGCCCGGCGTGCGCACCCGCTTCGACGGCGTCGACATCGTCATCGTGCGCGAGAACACCGAGGGCCTGTACAGCGGGCTCGAGAACACGATCAGCGAGGGCGTCGTCGTGTCGCTGAAAGTGGCGACTCACGCCGCCTGCTCGCGCATCGCACGCTGGGCTTTCGAGTACGCGGTCGCGCGCGGGCGCCGCAAGGTGACGTTGCTGCACAAGGCCAACATCATGAAGCTCACCGACGGGCTGTTCCTGCGCGAGACTCGCGCAGTGCGGGAGGACTTCCCGCAGGTCGGCTACGAGGAGCTGATCATCGACGCGGCGCTGATGAAGCTCGTGAGCAACCCGGAACGTTTCGACGTGATTCTTTGCGAGAACCTGTACGGGGACCTGGTCTCCGACCTCTGCGCGGGGCTCGTCGGCGGTCTCGGCGTCGCACCGGGCGCGAACATCGGCGACGACTGCGCGGTGTTCGAGTCGGTGCACGGATCGGCGCCCGACATCGCGGGCAAGAACCTCGCGAACCCGCTCGCGCTGCTGATGAGCGCCGTGATGATGCTCAACCATCTCGCGACGAGCCGCCACGACGACGCGTGCAGCGCAGCGGCCAGCCGCATCAAGGCTGCGTACGACCGTGCGCTCGGCGACGGGCAGACGACCGGGGACCTCGGCGGCAAGCTCGGCACACGCGAGTTTGCCGCGGCAGTGATCGAACGGCTCTGA